One Hevea brasiliensis isolate MT/VB/25A 57/8 chromosome 6, ASM3005281v1, whole genome shotgun sequence genomic window, CTAGCACtacttttaataataataataataataataataataataataaatattctttcaaattccatGTTCTGAGTTATTGTATACGCCAAATACGCTGTCTTGGACAGTCTCATTCAATTGTTTGATGCACAAAACAAAGTCAAATTGTCTTCCACTCCAACTCAAAATGacgatttaaaaaataataacaaaaatataGAAAATTGAGAATTTACCCGAACAAGCTTGTATACAACAGGATCAGTAAGCTGCTTGGTTGAGGATAGAGAAGAGTAAGTTTTCCCAAACCCAGCTTCCTCAAACTTTCCTTCGTCGTTCCCCTCAACTCCAACCTCTGTTTCCATGGAAAATCCACCACATGCAACTCAAATACACAAACTGAAAACtccaaacaaaaataaacaaGATACAATAAATAGTTAATTCTTTTCCTTTCCAAGGTTGAAACTTTAAGCACCACATGCAAAAGGCACATAAATCCAAACCCAATAAAATAATGATTATCTTTATGAAGTTCATTTATATCACTTCTAAAAGAAGTCCACATACGTTAATGCACCTACTCCACATGTTGAAATTCCCAATTTCCAAGTACTCTGAACCAAAACCAAATTAAAGTCACTCCAAATTGTTGAACTATCTACATGaactttgatttaaaaaaaaaagaactataTACATGAacacaaaacaataaaaaaaaaaaaaaaaacccaaaataaTCACATAAAATCTTAGAAAGCTACTAAACTACGTAAATGAATATCACTATAAATCCCGTGACAAATTACAACTGACACCTCGAAAAAATTACTAAATTTAACCTAATTGGTTAACAACATTAAATTCCAAAAATATGACcacaaaaccaaaataaactccCTCCGAAAAGCTAAATTAACTATCCCAGCATCTGTACATATAAATTAACAAACAAATCTACGCAAAGCCAAATTCAGTTGAAACAGTTATACTACGAGACACAGAAACAATATAAAAACAAAGATTACATAATTGTACCAAAAAAAACCACAAAAATGCATTTCAAGCTCAATTGAAGCTGAGTTCAATACAAACACTTAAATATTGAcaaatttatgcataatttataACGAAGAAacaaatttcttcaataaaatgcaGCTATAAATGAAGAAGAAGGAAATCAAATAGAGCGAGTGATGACTCACCATAGAAGTATGTGAGTGGTGAAGAATGAATCGCCTCAGTTGGATGAAACTGAAGAAATCATGAAAGTGAACAATTATGGAAGCTCAAGCGACTAAGCAATCGAAtgaattgagagagagagagagagaaacttaTAGGATACGAAATGGAAGTTTGGAATTGGAGTTACAGAACAGAGAAAGAAAGAGGGAAGATTGAGCTGTGTTTGTGTTGATATATTTGGGCGTGCCTTTTTGGCTCGCTTTTCCAGTACGCTGTGTATACAGTTCCGGATTCGAAATTTTCTGTGGATTTAATTTTATACAAGCGCGTGGATTCCGAATTGTTTTACATTTTTGCTTTTGGAGTCTTCATTTGATCCCATTTTTGTTATTCTAGACTGAAAGTAATCactttttaagaaatattattttaaatgtcaAAAAAGTAATTTAACAGAAataagaaattattttattattttttaattatttataagtaaaatatattaaacataattttaaattattttaaatatttttcatttaaatattttaaaaaatattttttaataatattttaaataattattcattgAGAGTCTCCATAATCCATGGGCTTTGGTGGGTACAGTAGCCCTCAGCTTTCAACTAAATTTATTCATGAAAATAATTAAGTAATAGAAGTTAAGTTAATTCCATTTTtagatttatttatataaatcaattttttacgtttcattttaaataaattatttataaaaaaatttaattaaattttcgaaaaattatattttcttcaTAAAGTTTTTAATTCTCATTAAATCTATTTTTTCAATTATAAATTTTGTTTAATTTCTTTAtaaaatgtttttattaattttaaattattattaaataattttattaaataaattctaTCAAAGACTGATAACTTAAATTTATCTTATtctttaaaattaaatcataatttttttgatattaatattattaattgtaGATATTTTATGAGTGGTTTATTGAATTAatgacatttttaaaaaaataaaaaataaatttaaaattataggcAATAGTTAAAAATTGGAAAGTTGTTGGATTTACAATAATAAATAGATATCGATTCATAAAAAATTGCTTAaaatagttttattatttattttaaaattaaataattataatattatgttTTCATTTATAGCCTGGCATTTTTTTTCTTAATCTAATTTCAAGGAAATTATcttagtgaaaaaaaaaaaatgagtgaAATATATGGCTATCCAGTATCCACTTCCGCGGGAAAGAAACGGTTGGATAAGGAGAAAAGACCGCAAAAGATCCAGCGTTCGTCAATGGCGGCTACTCTTCCTTCGACTCTCCTATGCCAAGCTTCCCTTTCTCTCCCTGCTCATAATCCATGTAAAGCTTTGAATTCCTTTCCTATCTTCTACGCTACAGAAGGTCGTGCTCTTGTTCGCTGCTCGGCCAAGAGGAAAATAGGCTTCTTTGATCAAATTCTCGACTACATTGAAGGTAACACTTCGTGGTTTCTCAATCTTTAACCATATAGCATTTTCAATTTTGCGTAGTGTCAATGTGTGCGTACTTGTTTAATTTTAGGCGGTCCCAAGTTGAGGAAATGGTATGGGGCACCTGATTTGCTCCCAAAAGATGGGTCTACTACAGAAGGGGATGATGAATTTTCGGGTAATTTGATGTATCAATTTATGGGTGTTCTGTGTTTCTACGTTTGAATTGCTTTCAATGTCTTACAAAAATTTGCCCTTTCCTTTTAAACGCAGAGGAAGAGGAGGTAAGGGATGCAGTTCTAGTAACGGATGGAGATAGTGACATTGGTCAGGTGTGTTTCATTATTCACCATTAATGATCCTCTCTTCAATTCTCCTTGAGGATAAATGCTATGAACTTAATATTATATTGCTTGCAAAAATGAATTTTATGGTTGCTGTCTTATATTTCTTTCAGTTTCCATCCCATAATTTTTATGGTGCTAATGGTGTGGTTTCTTGCATATGGTTGAACAATTTGTTGATAATCTTAAACTGAGCCTTGTGACTCTAGCTTATGTAGATCATAATACTGTCCCTGATTGTCAAACGAGCTCGAGTTAAAGCATTGGTGAAGGATAAGCGGACTGCCATGGAAGCCTTTGGAACTTATGTTGAGGTGGGTGCATTTATTATCTACGAAGATCAAATTAGTGCTTTTGAAAGTTGTTTTGCCTTGCCCATCTGTTCATTCTATGCATTGAAATATGCTGAAATGGTTTGTTTTTCTGCAAAGTCAATTTCTAGAGATGCAAGTAGTAAGCTATTCCTAAAGAAAGCTCTCAGAGGTGTTCGTACCATTATATGCTCGAACGTAAGTGTTTCTATATGTTTTCCATTCTGCACACTTGCATATTCAATGGTgacatatgaaaatttatattattggcaaatcATACTGGTTGTTCATCTTATTCGCAATATTTCCACCGTAAATGTTAGTTTTCAAGTGAACTAGTGTATCAAAGCTCCTAATTTTTATTTCACTGCGTTTGTTATTTATGATGATATCTATAAATTGGAAAATTTTACCTATTTCTGCAGTTCATCGTGTAATCCTCACTGGGTTTTACACTGTCTGATTGCAAAAACTGATATCCAATTGGGAATTTGGTGGTTTCTTTCCTCATgatgatttcttttttttatatgatTGAAGAGGGAAACGCTAAGCCTAGTAAGTAGAATGTCAAAAGTGACTCTCAAAAGGCTTGACAGTCTTGGGGCACAACCATCTTTAGTTACTGAAGGACATCTGAATCTGGGACAGGATATTTCTTTATTTTGCTACTTAAAGATTTGTGCAGAATTTCTGCAGCAAATGGAATTTATAATGAGAGGTTTCAGGTATAAATTTAGGGCATTGAAGTGtcaaattaaagattttaatgagACACCACACTGAATGAGTATAAAGAAAGAACTGGAACACTTAATTGGTGTATAAAGCTTGTACAGATATGCTTGGAGGCATGGCAGCACAACGAATTCACTGCAAATATAGATACCATTATCATTTAGATGTAAAATCTGGGTTGTTAATAAATGCATAAAGAATTCTTTAGAAAATTTCCTAACATAAAACAAGCTGGGATGATTTCCTATTTGTGTAACTAGGAAGTTGTAATTACTGAGCccttctcaaaattttattagcTAAAACCATCTCTTGGAAACATTTTCGTATTCCAGGGAATTCCAAGGAGATGTATTATTGGCTGAAAACTTTTTTCAGTAACTTCATCTTTTCCTTCTTCACAGGAAGGCTTCTTTTCTAGTGTTGGAAGCTTGAAAGGTGTAAAACATGCAATCTTCTTGTCCCaggtatctctctctctctccctctctctggtAAGCATGTGCCAAAACCAAATGCTGCAATTTGTAAATTAAGTTTAGTAAGTTTACAGTTGTCTGTTTATAGAGGTAGCAGTGGCATTCAAGCTCTCATGATAAACAACGCAAGAAAATTGGCTGAGCAAGATGAATCAACACTTGCAAGCTCAGGAATTCCTCACACCATCATCAGAGTTGGCATGTTACAAAATACTCCTGGTGGAACACTAGGTTTCAACTTTGAAAAGGTATTCTAACTATCATTTTTTCTGTtcacattaaaaaaaaatcctgtTATAAATGTTAATTGAAGATACATGGTACTAAACTATTTGTTCTCCATGGTACCTAGCTCCCTATGCTCCCTTCCCTACTCAACATTGAATAAAGCTTGATTCTCAAGTTCTTGTAATTTCCATGGTAGCCTAAGTCTGTTGATGGATTTGATGAGCAGATGAAGTTTATATAAATAAATCTCTCATTATGGTGGATTTGGACTATGGTATCAACAATTCAAAGCTCCTCATGACAGGGTTGCTCAGAGAGGGGAAGTCTTGCCAAAGAGGATGCCGCATTCATTTGTGTGGAAGCTCTTGATATAGTCCCACAAGCACGATTCGTCTTTGAGGTTGGTGAAACATCATCATTATCATAATAACATTAATAACAGAACCTCTATCTTTCTGAATTACTCATGCCTATTCTGCTGGGGCTGGTGGTTTTGGCACAGACACGAACGACTATATCTGGAGGCGCAAAAAACAAACTTAAAAGTCGTTTGAAGAAGTCGTGATTGTTAATATGTTGCATAAATGAAAAATGAATAATAAAAGAAACATGAAATGGACCTTTTTCTCAAGGAAATGCAGAAGACAATGAAATGGTTTAATGTCAACGAAACATCCGATAGAAtaactttttttaattttcttctgttttctttcttgtattttttctttttttttttaaatatattcttTTGCTGTTTTGTTGCTGATAACAACTCCATTGTTTGGTAGGTTGTCAACGGAGAAGAAAAGGTTTCAAATTGGAAAGAGTGTTTAGCCATGTTGATGGAGAGAGCAGAGCAGTAACTTCCACGATGTTTCCTGGGGAAGGGCACACAATGTGTAcccttatttaaaatatatatatatatatatatatatatatatatatatattaatttctatTTGTAACTTGTGATGCTTTCAGTGATTGgttatgcaaaagaaataaactgtacaaattttttaattaatttttgaaaagaaaattttaattttaattcattactaaaccgatttatttttatttaatttgatttaatttaaaattaattttataatacaaGTTAATCTTAATTCAActataattttgaatcataccatTCCGACACCCCCACTCTGACACTCAATTCTCATCCTCTTTTTTCATCAATAATGATCAAAAGTTAtcgtatcatcatcatcatcatcacataGAACAGAAACATAGAAAAACAGACATTAGAGCACGGACACAAAAATCTGATAATCTTTATTGTCTGATGCTCGCACCAACTTCATGTGGAGAAGCATGtcaagatttttatttttttaaaacaaaaatcTTTTGCTCCATCCTTTTCAAAACTCCTTGATATTCCCCCACAACATTTGCATCACTGCTGCTTTCTTTTCAAAATTCAAAGGAAAAAAACAAAGATTATTGTCTTTTTTATTTTCACATCTTTATCTTTTAGCCAAGAATTGGTGGTGCAGTGACAGCATCGTCAAAGATGCATCTCTCACTGGTGAACTTTCACTAAGCAGATATTTAGAACTTTCCCATTTTTAAACTTGCTCCATTATGTccatgaaatatcattcattggaTCTTCATTATTCCCTTTTTGCCTAAGTAGCTCATATATCTGTGTACAATAATTCATGTGAACAAGAAATCAATATGTATGCAGAAATACCTAGAAGTAGCCAGGGAAGCTGCAGCTCACTTTTCCCATTTTAACCATTATGAGATTCTTCCACTATCAATAATTGGAGAAATGAATATATCATCCATGCCAGAATCAACACCATTTACAGCAATCACCCACATGTTCACCCAGATCAAGAAAACTAATGAGTGGTTCCATGAATAACCCAAGAAAGGCGAAAAAGTTACTGGCTCCACAAGGAAGcactttttatatttaattgtttgTCTTTGTCATTGTTTGTGGAGAGTGAACTGTAATGacaaaattaatatgaaatttaaagGGCCACTTGcagaattaaaaattcaaaagtaGAAAAAAGAATATCAGTGAGAGAAGCAAAGAACCTAAGCAGAAGTTCAACTGGTTCCAACCTTCAAACAATCAATGGGCCCTTGTTCTGTTCCCTGATTATCTTTCACCTAAAGTATGATGTCTTAAATTACTACCTAAGATAGCATCTTTCTTAATATCCTGAGTTCTTGATGATAATTAAAACAATCGAGAGATTTCCATAAACGGGGACAAATAGTAGTTAAAAAAAATATCAACCTTGATATGAGATTCTAAACTTGAGGTGCTTAAtgcaaaatagaataaaatatacataaaaataaaggTGCTGCAACAGTTGCCCTAAAGAATCTTCAACTCAAAAGGCCAATAATTCTCAAGGTCGGAAGTGCATGTTCCCACTTACACAGTCAAAATAGGCAGAGAGAACTAACAACACAAGAGTTTCAAAAAGACATAAGTTTTGATTTCTACGGGTTAAAAAATATTGAATAAATCAAACCTTCACTGTAAGCTTCATCTAAAATGCAGACATCATGAGGAATCTTTTGACAAACATAGGAAAAGAATAAAGTGGGTTGTTGAAAGTCCCCATCAAAAGCAAATCATGGGACATCATCAGAAAATGGCGATAATCATCAACTAAAAGACCAATAATATCTGGCCATTTCTAACAACCTAAGAGATGAGTGGTCTTTAATTGTTTCAATTTTTCTCCATAGTGATGGTAAGTAATAAAGCTTTGGTCAATCAAACAATTTACAAAGATCACACAAAGTACAGATAACAAATCCTAGCTACAGGATATCCATTAACAAATAAAGCATATCCCAATACCAATATAGAAAATGTAATAGGAGAAGCATATTTGATTCAAAAAGACAATAGAGTTATACAAACTTACAATCATAAATTTGTTAAATTGTCATTCCAATGGATATGGTGAAAATTATACTGAAGCTTAATCACTCATCAACAAAGCTCAACAAGTTCTTTTCCTTCAAAATCTAACCCTCTTCTTATTCTACCATGAAGAAAGTACAGAGTCTGTATGAAAGCTTGGTTTGATCAATTACCCGGATCTAATTCTCTTTTGATTCCCCTTTCCATTGGACTTCAAAATCCCACTCGATTCCCCTTCTGATGAAGCGTCCATTGACCTGGTGAAATTGCTGGAAAGATCGGCATAAAGATCAACCACCCTTCTAATGTTATTGTTAAGCTCTCTAATCAACCCCACATTTCGAGTCAAGTTATCAGGAATCTTTGATTCGTGATTTTGGTTTATTTCATTGATTAGCAACCTGTTTTGATCTAGAATGTCCTGAACTTGCATAAAATTCTTTTGAACTGTTTGCAAAACCCTGCTATCTACCTGGGTTCCATTGCCTATGCCAGAAAACAAATCACCTTCCATTTCAGCTTCACTTCAATCAATTAAACACAATCCTTTTCCTGCATAAAAAATAACAGGGTTATGTACCAAATAAGAGAAAAGACAGTAGGCAAGCTTTACTCAATTTGCACTTTCATGCGTCCCCATTGTTTTATCTTATCTCTTTGTGCTTTTACATTAAAAAAATGTGGCTCAAAAAAGCCAAGGAATCACTTAGCCAATGTTTGGACAAAAAGAAAAGAGAGGCAGAGAAATTAACATTTCAAgcctaaaattcattttcttgtgACGATAGTATCCAAAACAAGAATTAAGCGAGTCTAATCCAATAGTTGAACCTTGGGGTGGGTGTTTTTCATCCACTTTCTCGACAAACAAACAGAGGGGTCGAGGACAATGTAATAAGCGCAGAGGGAgacgaaaaaagaaaaagaagcatAAGATTGCTTTATGTCAATtaaaaaggagaagaagaagaagaaggagaagaagaaaaaagcATGCCCCTTTTCATATAAAAAGGAAACTTTTCCCACAAAAAAACCAATCCCAAGTTAAAGATTTTAGTTGAGAATAACACCCAGTCTGAAATACCCTAAAAACCAGTTGGTCAATCACAGAACACAGAAGAAAAGTCTTGCCACAAGAAAACTACAAAAACATCGCAATaggtcaaaataaaatttgaaaactaAAGAAAATGAATCAAATTGGTGTACCCCGTATGATAATTAGCTGCAGAGAAAGATCTATATTTATTTCTCAAGGGGAAAACAAAACCAAATGCTTAAGATAAGCAGATGCAACTTTCTAGAACAAAAAACGCAAAGCAACAAGCAATATCTTTGTGATTAATAAACCAAAGGAAAGACTTCTATGTTAGAAGCAGAAATTTAACACCTTCTCATTAACTCGAAACTACAAAAGATtaccaaacaaaaaaaaaaatcaacaaattTCCATATCTTCACATTATCTGTGGAAATTAAAACACAATCCACCAACTCAAAACATTCAATGCACCAGAAAAAGCAACAAACTTAGCAAACAACGGAAGCGAGGGAGAGAGAATGACAAAACTAAGGCTTACCCATGAAGTGAAATGACTCGGAAGACGCAATAAAAGTCAAATGAAATAAGAAAATCTCTCATCTTCATAGCAGTTCCCATAGCCTTACCTTGAAGAAATAGAACATTTTTAGCAGGAAAGCGACAGACGAGAGAAATCAGAACAGAATCGAAATTTCTTGAGAAAACAGGGCAATTCTCACCAGAGGAGGAGTTGGAGAGGTGAAGGGAACGGGTAGAAAATGGAGGCTGCAATCATGAAAAGAAGACAGAGATATAAGATTTGATGGATAGAGAGAGAAGACTCTCAGACATAACACAAAATACAAAGTTTGTGTTGTGTTGTTTCTCTCTCTACCAAGTCCTCTCCTCGTTTACTTCAGCTGCAGTGCTACAGGTTCCGTTTTATTTAGCGCGTGACGCATCACAGCTTTTCTTCCATATGGATTGCTAATTAACGCGCGATCGTGGTCGTCTATTTTTAATCTTCCCTAAACGACGTCGCATTAAGATCCCCTCTGCTTTGTGCTATCTGGTGGCAACGTCGATGGATACCAATCCGTCCGAACCCTAGTCCAACGGGTTTAAGAAGATTTTAAATGAAGTTCTACTCATCCCGAATTCGAATGTGAATGAGATTTAATCAGTGAATTGATCAGAAAATTAACTTGATGGAAGGACTGAATTGATGAATCGGTTGTTCAACTAATAAATCAATAATTCAATTAAtaagttattaaaaattaattaaataaatataaattaattaaaattttattaaatataatattattaatataaattaaataattaattaaaatttaattatttaaaatcaaaCATTTAAtagcattttaaaattttataagaaaatatttaagtaatataatatataaaaaaattttataagtatataattatcttttaatatttataaaatattaagtacataaaaaaattattttgtaaaatttattatattattataaaataaaataaaaaatatatatatacacgcacAAAATTACAAAtacatttcaatcatttttaattttaaatgctttttataatattttaaatttaattttccttatcaacactaaaaaaaaattttttattgattaacTAAATCAATCAAGTTAATTAGATCATATCGATTTATCAAATCAATAAAATTACACcatgttaattttttattttattcattataaaTTCGAATAAATTTAAAAGTCGATTTATTGATTCGAtctgaatttattaattatggatTCAACATCTCTAATATTTATTATTCAAACCTATTTAACAGATAAATTAGCAATACCCAATTTTTATTAcctttcaaaaaataattttgtcAATAATTTTGGTGGGACTTTTATAATTAGGCTAATTGttcatttataattattaaacagTGTTTGTAtacataatattcatactaattattgatcaattatatatatatatataaacactaTTAACACTAACTTATATCGTTTATTGATAGACACATAACCTAAACCTAAATGATATCTATTTTCTTAAtttaagttgtaataattattttttattttattaattcctAGTTATGAACTTCAAGGATTTAAGGAAGAAACCTGCAATGGGTCTGTCCAACCATTGTTGACCCAAAAAGAATCGTTTGGCCCGCAATAACTTGCAAAAAATTGGGTTGGCTTGCTAATGACATCAGCACAGCGTTCATAACCAACTAAACTCCCTTTATGTAAGGACGATAACCAAGCCAGTTTCAACGAGTACTTAGAgtctatttaatattattatggaAACTGCTGctcaaaaattacttttttaaatataataattaaaaaatattaaaaaataatttaaaataaatttaattaattttaattataaaaatattaaaataaaattttttaaattattttttagtaacatttaaaatgataattttattaaaaaaaaataattttaaattttaaaacacatactaaataaatacttaatgtcCTTCGATCCTAATTTAATGATGCATTTAAatagtttttaaattaatttagacATATTCAGATATTTATTATTCAAACTtatttaaagaaaaaagaaaaaacataACAGAATAACCGGTAACCGACTTTTATTACTCGTCAAGAATGATTGGATGAATATTTTTGTGGGACTTACATGACtcaatttatacatatatatatatatatatatatatatatatatatatatatatatatgtggaaaTAGAATAGTGGGACTAAGATATGAATTAAtactatttttaatattt contains:
- the LOC110664325 gene encoding uncharacterized protein At2g37660, chloroplastic isoform X2 yields the protein MAATLPSTLLCQASLSLPAHNPCKALNSFPIFYATEGRALVRCSAKRKIGFFDQILDYIEGGPKLRKWYGAPDLLPKDGSTTEGDDEFSEEEEVRDAVLVTDGDSDIGQIIILSLIVKRARVKALVKDKRTAMEAFGTYVEEGFFSSVGSLKGVKHAIFLSQLSVYRGSSGIQALMINNARKLAEQDESTLASSGIPHTIIRVGMLQNTPGGTLGFNFEKGCSERGSLAKEDAAFICVEALDIVPQARFVFEVVNGEEKVSNWKECLAMLMERAEQ
- the LOC110664346 gene encoding protein ELF4-LIKE 4 — protein: MEGDLFSGIGNGTQVDSRVLQTVQKNFMQVQDILDQNRLLINEINQNHESKIPDNLTRNVGLIRELNNNIRRVVDLYADLSSNFTRSMDASSEGESSGILKSNGKGNQKRIRSG
- the LOC110664325 gene encoding uncharacterized protein LOC110664325 isoform X3, which codes for MAATLPSTLLCQASLSLPAHNPCKALNSFPIFYATEGRALVRCSAKRKIGFFDQILDYIEGGPKLRKWYGAPDLLPKDGSTTEGDDEFSEEEEVRDAVLVTDGDSDIGQIIILSLIVKRARVKALVKDKRTAMEAFGTYVESISRDASSKLFLKKALRGVRTIICSNEGFFSSVGSLKGVKHAIFLSQLSVYRGSSGIQALMINNARKLAEQDESTLASSGIPHTIIRVGMLQNTPGGTLGFNFEKMKFI
- the LOC110664325 gene encoding uncharacterized protein LOC110664325 isoform X1; translated protein: MAATLPSTLLCQASLSLPAHNPCKALNSFPIFYATEGRALVRCSAKRKIGFFDQILDYIEGGPKLRKWYGAPDLLPKDGSTTEGDDEFSEEEEVRDAVLVTDGDSDIGQIIILSLIVKRARVKALVKDKRTAMEAFGTYVESISRDASSKLFLKKALRGVRTIICSNEGFFSSVGSLKGVKHAIFLSQLSVYRGSSGIQALMINNARKLAEQDESTLASSGIPHTIIRVGMLQNTPGGTLGFNFEKGCSERGSLAKEDAAFICVEALDIVPQARFVFEVVNGEEKVSNWKECLAMLMERAEQ